In Nostoc sp. GT001, a genomic segment contains:
- a CDS encoding sucrase ferredoxin — protein sequence MNTFFCSDDSRQVGEDVIGSATNYQTYILVECPLPWTSEALNSKWVPQNLRILVEEVKRAKLPIRFLLIANDLSHKVNHTTLLIYQKQEGLSSGYHKQEFQLANIEQVAGVVQKWIRGIDSNLEVETSITRDILVCTHGSHDKCCARYGAPFYFQITASKADLCLENVRIWKSSHFGGHRFAPTVIDLPEGRYYGRLDRDSFRSILTRTGDIQCLHQVYRGWGILPAPLQVLERELILYKGWDWFNYKVVGKILEQSLDNSTMLAEISFEQPCGSFYTYQAKLVKDETKTQQLKSSCNATRELVVTKYAVGSFWITSSKVMSYST from the coding sequence TTGGTAGTGCCACCAATTATCAAACTTATATTTTAGTTGAGTGTCCTTTACCTTGGACATCAGAAGCCTTGAACTCTAAGTGGGTGCCTCAGAATTTGAGGATTTTGGTAGAAGAAGTGAAGCGTGCGAAACTGCCGATTAGATTTCTCCTAATTGCTAATGATTTATCACACAAGGTAAATCACACTACGCTTTTGATTTATCAAAAACAAGAGGGGCTAAGTAGTGGATACCATAAGCAGGAGTTTCAGCTAGCAAATATTGAGCAAGTAGCAGGAGTTGTCCAAAAATGGATACGGGGTATCGATTCTAATTTGGAAGTAGAAACTAGTATAACTAGAGATATTTTAGTTTGTACTCACGGTAGCCATGATAAGTGTTGTGCGAGATATGGCGCTCCTTTTTACTTCCAAATAACAGCGAGTAAAGCTGATTTGTGCTTAGAGAATGTGCGAATTTGGAAATCATCGCACTTTGGTGGACATCGGTTTGCACCAACAGTTATAGACTTGCCAGAAGGAAGATACTACGGTCGTCTCGATCGAGATTCATTTAGATCGATTTTGACTCGTACTGGTGATATTCAATGCTTACATCAAGTCTATCGAGGCTGGGGAATTCTGCCTGCTCCACTTCAGGTTTTGGAAAGAGAGCTAATTCTCTATAAAGGATGGGATTGGTTTAATTACAAAGTTGTAGGCAAAATTTTAGAGCAAAGTTTAGACAATAGTACTATGTTAGCTGAAATTAGTTTTGAACAACCTTGTGGTTCTTTCTATACTTACCAGGCTAAACTTGTGAAAGATGAAACGAAGACTCAACAACTGAAAAGTTCATGCAATGCTACACGAGAGTTGGTAGTTACTAAATATGCGGTTGGTAGTTTTTGGATTACTTCTAGTAAGGTAATGAGTTATAGTACATAG
- the ctaD gene encoding cytochrome c oxidase subunit I → MTQVEFPRNTPPDEKKPEMVTGHTSHPKAWKWQDYFTFNVDHKVIGIQYLVTAFVFYLIGGLMAVALRVELATPDADVLDPNLYNAFMTNHGTIMIFLWIVPSAIGGFGNYLVPLMVGARDMAFPKLNAIAFWLNPPAGALILGSFIFGGSQSGWTAYPPLSLVTAPIAQSMWILAIVLVGTSSILGSLNFVITILMMKVPSMKWDQVPLFCWAILATSLLALLSTPVLAAGLVLLLFDLNFGTSFFKPDAGGNVVIYQHLFWFYSHPAVYLMILPIFGIMSEVIPVHSRKPIFGYKAIAYSSVAICVVGLFVWVHHMFTSGTPGWMRMFFTISTLIVAVPTGVKIFAWVATLWGGKIRFTTAMLFAIGLLSMFVMGGLSGVTMGTAPFDVHVHDTYYVVGHFHYVLFGGSVFGIYAGIYHWFPKMTGRMLNENWGRVHFALTFIGTNLTFLPMHELGLKGMPRRVAMYDPQFIDLNQICTFGSFVLAISVIPFAINMIYSWLKGALAGDNPWQALTLEWTTNSPPAIENWEVLPVVTHGPYDYGQEHRTELQSSATPEASA, encoded by the coding sequence ATGACACAGGTAGAATTTCCACGGAATACTCCACCAGACGAAAAGAAACCGGAAATGGTGACTGGCCACACTTCGCATCCGAAGGCGTGGAAATGGCAGGACTATTTTACATTTAATGTTGACCACAAGGTTATTGGTATCCAATACCTGGTGACGGCGTTTGTGTTTTATCTCATCGGCGGACTGATGGCTGTTGCTCTCCGGGTGGAATTAGCAACACCAGATGCAGACGTACTCGACCCCAATCTGTATAACGCTTTCATGACCAATCACGGGACGATCATGATCTTCCTGTGGATTGTCCCTAGCGCCATTGGGGGATTTGGTAATTATTTAGTGCCTTTGATGGTTGGTGCTAGGGATATGGCGTTTCCCAAGCTGAACGCGATCGCCTTTTGGTTAAATCCCCCAGCAGGTGCGCTGATATTAGGTAGTTTCATTTTCGGCGGTTCCCAATCTGGTTGGACAGCTTACCCACCTTTGAGTTTGGTGACAGCACCAATCGCTCAAAGTATGTGGATATTAGCGATTGTTTTGGTAGGAACTTCCTCAATTTTGGGTTCGCTGAACTTTGTAATCACCATTTTGATGATGAAGGTTCCGAGCATGAAATGGGATCAAGTGCCCTTGTTTTGTTGGGCAATCTTGGCAACCTCTCTGCTGGCGCTTCTCTCCACACCTGTATTAGCAGCCGGTTTAGTGCTGCTGTTGTTTGACCTCAACTTTGGCACCTCCTTCTTTAAACCAGATGCAGGTGGAAACGTTGTAATTTATCAACACTTATTCTGGTTTTATTCTCACCCGGCAGTATATTTAATGATTCTGCCGATCTTCGGCATTATGTCGGAGGTAATTCCAGTTCACTCCCGCAAACCAATCTTTGGTTATAAAGCGATCGCTTATTCTAGTGTAGCCATCTGCGTTGTCGGTTTGTTCGTCTGGGTACACCACATGTTTACCAGCGGCACACCCGGTTGGATGCGGATGTTCTTCACTATCTCTACTCTTATCGTTGCAGTTCCCACTGGCGTGAAGATTTTTGCCTGGGTTGCTACCCTCTGGGGTGGTAAAATCCGCTTCACCACGGCGATGCTTTTCGCCATTGGCTTGTTATCCATGTTTGTTATGGGCGGCTTAAGCGGCGTAACGATGGGAACAGCCCCCTTTGATGTTCACGTCCACGACACATATTATGTAGTCGGACATTTTCACTACGTTCTGTTTGGCGGTTCCGTGTTTGGCATCTACGCCGGCATTTATCACTGGTTCCCCAAAATGACCGGACGAATGTTGAATGAAAACTGGGGTCGAGTTCATTTCGCCCTTACCTTCATCGGCACTAATCTTACTTTCTTACCCATGCACGAGTTGGGTTTGAAAGGAATGCCTCGACGAGTGGCAATGTATGATCCCCAATTTATCGACCTCAATCAGATTTGTACCTTTGGTTCATTTGTTTTGGCAATATCAGTAATTCCCTTTGCCATCAACATGATCTACAGTTGGCTGAAGGGCGCTTTGGCTGGTGATAATCCTTGGCAAGCTTTGACTTTAGAATGGACAACTAACTCGCCACCTGCAATTGAAAACTGGGAAGTGTTGCCTGTTGTGACTCATGGCCCTTATGACTACGGCCAGGAGCATAGAACTGAATTACAGTCATCAGCGACGCCGGAAGCTAGTGCTTAG
- a CDS encoding cytochrome c oxidase subunit II codes for MQQIPVSLWTLVAGIVVTAISIWIGQNHTLMPMQASLQAPLVDGFFNVMFTIAIALFLVVEGTIVVFLVKFRRRRGDDTDGLPIEGNVPLEIFWTAIPTVIVLGLGIYSVDVFNQMGGFEPAGHPHSAAHVAHKSGTAIAATLSDASEATTAPAIAPTIGIGASPKNLDKPADLVVDVKGIQYAWLFSYPDSGITSGELHIPVGADVQLNLSAEDVIHSFWVPNFRLKQDALPGIPTELRFVATKPGTYPVVCAELCGGYHGSMRTQVIVHTPEEYDSWRTENQIAQQQNLNQVVAVNPADLSTSEFLAPHTHDMGISAATLKSLVIGH; via the coding sequence ATGCAACAAATTCCTGTTTCACTATGGACTCTGGTTGCTGGGATAGTAGTTACAGCAATCAGCATTTGGATCGGTCAAAATCACACTCTCATGCCGATGCAGGCATCGTTACAAGCGCCTTTGGTAGACGGTTTTTTCAACGTCATGTTTACCATTGCGATCGCACTCTTCTTAGTGGTAGAAGGAACAATTGTAGTTTTTTTGGTTAAGTTTCGTCGCCGTCGCGGTGATGATACCGATGGTTTGCCAATAGAAGGCAACGTTCCCTTAGAAATCTTTTGGACAGCAATTCCCACAGTGATTGTTCTCGGTTTGGGCATCTACAGCGTAGATGTTTTTAACCAAATGGGTGGTTTTGAGCCTGCTGGTCATCCTCATTCAGCTGCTCATGTTGCTCATAAGTCGGGAACTGCTATCGCTGCTACACTCAGTGATGCTTCTGAAGCAACAACTGCCCCAGCAATAGCCCCAACAATTGGTATTGGCGCGTCTCCCAAAAACCTAGATAAACCAGCCGATTTAGTTGTTGATGTCAAAGGCATACAGTACGCCTGGTTATTTAGCTACCCTGATAGTGGCATTACCTCTGGGGAATTACACATACCCGTTGGTGCTGATGTGCAACTCAACCTTTCAGCAGAAGATGTAATTCATTCATTCTGGGTGCCAAACTTCCGCTTGAAACAAGATGCACTTCCTGGTATCCCTACCGAACTGCGATTTGTTGCCACCAAACCAGGTACATATCCCGTAGTTTGTGCTGAGTTGTGCGGTGGTTATCACGGTTCAATGCGGACACAGGTAATTGTCCACACACCAGAAGAATATGATAGCTGGCGGACAGAAAACCAGATTGCTCAACAACAAAACCTAAATCAAGTCGTTGCTGTTAATCCAGCCGACTTATCAACATCAGAGTTTCTCGCGCCCCACACCCATGATATGGGAATTAGTGCAGCAACTCTAAAGTCATTGGTCATTGGTCATTAG
- a CDS encoding helix-turn-helix domain-containing protein: protein MPYTIPNNSCVGCDNCRPQCPTGAIRIEDNEYWVDPGLCNNCEGYYSEPQCVIACPTNSPIPWQAKKGRCKVEPRDASSLDLFSNGKNNPFASAIAIWEACNVLAQRTSLHWETDEEGYISYSRQVNQGRGAIAFHIQDPFKVNDKATDIAAIEGLDIRAACIHLIFAAYATALEQPWEQEFAIDERQIEKYLGMEKRKDLSKAAKLALMKNIVQQACSLIISIDWPQQGRINGFSLVGSRLWHLVDIQHHFQEDNLGCKYLIGLTFKVKAGLWAQYFLNKQACKERTAFYQYGSLPKTLLTTVMSIWQQHEGAVRLMLWLLFKTKMGKEQRITIPTLLRIAYGEEKVALASRQREERKRLLRTFESDLEILNHYGMKPLFDPVTYPPEIQPLWAKLIDLPEDPDEALEFWTNDGGAETRLTDTGPRGKWNLLMNARILAFELPPEWEQQISESEKKKTRTAKAKKKPKATNDLLGEQILQARKNLNLSQRELAKLTGKSQSWIRDIENGRLKAKLEDQILLRKILNLASS, encoded by the coding sequence ATGCCTTATACAATTCCTAACAACAGTTGCGTTGGATGTGACAACTGCCGCCCCCAATGTCCTACGGGTGCAATCAGAATAGAGGACAATGAATACTGGGTCGATCCTGGTCTTTGTAATAATTGTGAGGGCTATTATTCAGAACCGCAATGTGTAATAGCTTGTCCAACTAATTCTCCTATTCCTTGGCAGGCGAAAAAGGGAAGATGCAAAGTTGAACCAAGAGATGCTAGCAGCTTAGACTTATTTTCTAATGGTAAGAATAATCCATTTGCTTCAGCGATCGCAATTTGGGAAGCTTGTAATGTATTAGCGCAGCGCACATCCCTACATTGGGAAACCGATGAAGAAGGCTACATCAGTTACAGCCGACAAGTCAATCAAGGGCGAGGTGCGATCGCTTTTCACATCCAAGATCCCTTCAAAGTTAACGACAAGGCCACAGATATAGCAGCAATTGAGGGGCTTGACATCAGAGCCGCTTGCATACATCTAATTTTTGCAGCTTATGCCACAGCCTTAGAGCAACCTTGGGAGCAAGAATTTGCGATCGATGAGCGACAAATTGAGAAATATTTGGGGATGGAGAAACGCAAAGACTTGAGCAAAGCTGCCAAGCTAGCTTTAATGAAAAATATCGTTCAGCAAGCTTGCTCCCTAATTATCTCCATTGACTGGCCCCAACAAGGTCGAATTAACGGATTCTCTCTTGTCGGCAGCCGCTTATGGCACTTAGTAGATATTCAGCACCACTTCCAAGAAGACAATCTCGGATGCAAATATCTGATTGGGCTAACTTTTAAAGTAAAAGCAGGGTTATGGGCGCAATATTTTTTAAACAAACAAGCGTGTAAAGAGCGAACTGCATTCTATCAATACGGCAGTCTCCCCAAAACGCTGCTAACCACAGTCATGAGTATTTGGCAGCAACATGAAGGTGCAGTTCGACTAATGCTGTGGTTGCTGTTTAAAACCAAAATGGGCAAAGAACAACGCATCACCATTCCTACCTTGCTGCGTATTGCTTACGGTGAAGAAAAAGTCGCCCTTGCATCCAGACAACGGGAAGAACGCAAACGTCTGTTGCGAACCTTTGAAAGCGATTTAGAAATTCTCAATCACTATGGAATGAAACCACTTTTCGATCCAGTTACTTATCCACCAGAAATTCAACCTTTGTGGGCGAAATTAATCGATCTTCCCGAAGATCCAGATGAAGCATTAGAATTTTGGACTAATGACGGTGGTGCTGAAACTCGCCTCACAGACACAGGCCCCCGTGGTAAGTGGAATCTGCTAATGAATGCGCGGATCTTAGCTTTTGAACTCCCACCAGAATGGGAACAGCAAATCTCAGAATCGGAAAAAAAGAAAACAAGAACTGCCAAAGCCAAAAAAAAGCCCAAAGCTACAAACGATTTGCTAGGCGAACAGATTTTGCAAGCGCGAAAAAACTTGAATCTCTCCCAAAGAGAATTGGCAAAACTCACAGGTAAAAGCCAAAGCTGGATTCGAGATATTGAAAATGGTCGTTTAAAAGCCAAATTAGAAGACCAAATACTGTTACGAAAAATCTTAAATCTGGCTTCATCTTAA
- the fdxB gene encoding ferredoxin III, nif-specific: protein MAQLTGLTFGGKAWTPKFAQEIDKDKCIGCGRCIKVCGYNVLGLKALNEEGEFVEDEDDEEIERKVMAVTSPENCIGCEACSRICPKNCYTHVVLNN from the coding sequence ATGGCACAACTAACAGGTTTGACATTTGGCGGTAAGGCTTGGACACCAAAATTCGCTCAAGAAATCGACAAAGACAAATGTATCGGCTGTGGCAGATGCATTAAAGTCTGCGGGTACAATGTGCTTGGATTGAAGGCACTAAATGAAGAAGGCGAATTTGTGGAAGATGAAGATGATGAAGAAATTGAACGAAAAGTAATGGCAGTTACTTCTCCAGAGAATTGTATTGGTTGTGAAGCTTGTTCACGGATTTGCCCCAAAAATTGCTACACCCATGTTGTATTAAACAATTAA